From Neofelis nebulosa isolate mNeoNeb1 chromosome X, mNeoNeb1.pri, whole genome shotgun sequence:
taccacaataagtttagttagttaacatccatcacctcacataaacgattttttttcttgtgatgagaacttttaagatctattccctcagcaactttcaaatacacaatacagtatttaCTGACCACTCTTTCCAAAGACACCACCCAAGTCACTGTATCCCATCAACCTAATTTCCTGCATAGCATGTATCACAGCCGAATagtcttattttctccttctttattaTTGTCTTTCCCCTCTGGAATGCAAGTCCCGAGAGTAAGGCTTACTCTATTCTTCACTGTTTCCACAGCACCTCGAATAACTCCTTACAAAacagtaaacattcaataaatttgGCGAGCGGAAGAGTTCTTTTAACGGCTTCAGTGGTAAATTAAAGGGGGGATTCCGAGGCACCCCCATCTCTgagatgggggtggagggtggagaccCCAAGCACTCCAGCTGGAGAGGCGAGCGCGGGATCAGAAATTCAAAACTGCCGCCTCCAGAGGAGAGTAAAAAAAAGGACGAATTGGAGCATACCAGAGCGAAGCGGGAGGGGGCGCTGGGCTGAGGCAGAAGTGTACCGCTGGAGACCGGGGGCCAAGGGAGGGCTACCAGCGGTCCCACACCCTCCGGAGGGTTCAAACAAGGCAAGGGGAAGTAGCCGGAAGCAGCAGGTCCGGCGGAGGACTGCACGTCCCGCCGCTGGCAGTCGGCTCCGGGCGCGCCACTTTTGGCGGGAGGGGGCAGTGGGCGGGGTAACGTACAGATCGGCCCGTACCACTTGCTCCGGGGAGGGGGCCGCACAGAGAGCGGGCAAGTGACACCTGGGGAAGAGGTTTGAGTTAGAGCACTCGAGCGGGCAAAGCGGGTTCGAGTTGAGCCCGCTCAGGAGGGAGAGGAACCTGTGAGGGTTCCCGACATTTCAGGTCACACGGGCTGGGTTGGACTACTCTGCTGCCGGATAGGGGGTCCAGGCTGGGACGTGCGGAGGGCCGCAGCCAGGTTTATCTCACCAGAGCCATTGGGTCCAATGATGGCGGTGAACCTCTGAAACGGTCCGATAATCTGCCGACCCTTGTACGACTTAAAGTTCTCGATCTCAATCAGTTTCAGGAAACCCATGACAGCGGCGGCGCCGGCAGCTGTACAAAAGGCCGCGCCGTACGCCCGGGAACTGGGGTAGCCCGCGCGGGAAACACCGCAGTGCAGGCCGGGCGGAAGACAAACCTCGCGAGAATAAGTCCAGGCCTAACGGGATTTCCGGCTTCCGGTGCAAGCGGAACCAGGGGCGTGGTGTGGAAGTTTTGTTGATCCGTTGCCAGGGCGCGAGCTTACCACGGACGTTTGGGTCCCGCCCCCCTTTCTTGTGGCGTGGCAACGCCAACCACTGACACAGCCTACCAAACCGCAGAGGAGGCGGTTACGCAGGACTCTGCGGCTTTTAGGATCCGAGGAAGCAGGCAGGACCAGAGCCCAAGCTTACTGAGACCAGAAGTCACAGCAGGGTTATGCCCTCCAGGGCAAGAGGAAGGTGGGAGCTTGGCAGTGGCTTTAGCCTGGCCGGCTGGAAGGCTCAAACAAGAACAGGGTCGGGAATTGGAAGGACCTCGAGGAGCGAGGGCTGTATGGGAAGGAGGGGCCAGTGGGATGATTCGGTGTTAGGTGAACTCAGACCATGCTGATGGTGAAGTAGAGTTGGAAGTTCCACTAGGAATAAGGGTAGGAATGGGttgggatgggagggggagggagtgtgAAGGGAGACGAGGGTACTCTGGAGCGGCAGGCTATGGGCTAAGGAAAGCTACGGCCACAGGTACTGCCTCTGTCTCCCGCCTCCCACCTGTTCTTCCAAGCAGAATTCAGAGACTGATGCTGTAACCCAAGAATAGTCTTGGACCCGAGCCACTTATTGGCTACTTGAACACAGATCCAACCTGGGAGCTTCAAAATTGACACTCCTTGCtaagaaaagtattttatgtGAACTCCCTGGAGTCAGGGTTCCTGAGCCAGTGCTCTCCAtctctattctcttcctttccccccatTTTATCTATCTCTCTTCATGCTTCATCCCCatcccatttcctcctctccatcctcctctgccccctccctcgctttcctccttttccttctcttgctctctgtcctcCATTCCTATTAGTAATAGGttgcctttcttcccctttccctttctccctccccctccgtTCCCCATATTTTCTATCCTTCTTCATACTTTCATCCCCCTATCACCTTATACTTGCTCATTACAAGATCATGGCTGGGACAACgaagtggctcagtgggttaagcgtgtgacttttgattttggctggagtcatgatctcacgattggtgggatcgagcctggcatgtggagcctacttgggattctctctctctccctctctctctctccctcccccactcacacactctctctctcaaaaaacaaaacaaacaaacaaaaaaaaacaaggtcaTGGCCTTAGCAGTCCAAGAAGCTTAAAATATCTACCAAATCTTCCCGTTTAATGACCTTACATTGTGGTGACAGATGGAATGAATAGGCTGGGGTTGGTGCTTAGGCTTAGACATGGAAAAGGTCTGGTTGTTGCCATAGCCATTCctgaaaccattttaaaaatgatgtctggaggctgggaagagtCTAAAAGTTCTAGGACAAGTCCAGGAAAGTGAGAAAGCTTGGTTTATGGAATCTAGTAGAGTAATCGTAAATGAATTCAACTGGGAGAAACAATCACAATCAGGCTGAGGGGACAGAATGACCAAAGGACAGCAATCTCATATAATTGACAGGAACTaatgttccattttaaaaagatgagatggaacttggaaaaaaatctaATTGGATCCCTACctctcacaccatatataaagtgcaattccaaatggattaaaaacttaaatgagaAAGGCAAAATTCTAGACATTTTAGAACATATAACAGGATATCTTTATGACCTCAGAGGATTTCTTGAATGATGAAAACTTCTAAGTTTAAAGGAAAAGATTTGTGAATTGGACTACATTTAAATTCATCCAAATTacaacataaagaaaatgaaaaaatgggtAAGTGCACACAGAAAGCTTCTGGGGTAttgattatgttttattttctggctTCTGCAGGGGATCCACAGgtattcattttgttgttgtgcTTCATAACTTACATGTATGTTAACCAGATTCCTTTGTACGTATCAATTGTTAccataaaataatagtaaagtgAGGGAGCAACCTGGCTGACTCTGttagcagagcatgtgactcttgatctctgggtcatgagttcaggccacacattgggcatagagctttttaaaaaataaatattattagttttttaatgtttatttatttttgagagagagcgtgagcaggggagggcagagagagaggaggacacagaatccaaagcaggctccaggctgtcctgagctgtctgcacagagcctgacatggggctctaattcacaaactgtgagatcatgacctgagccaaagtcagacacttaaccaactaagccatccagctgcccctaaaaataaatattattttaaaaaatctggggcgcctgggtggctcaatcagttgaacatccaacttttgattttagctcagatcatgatcccaggggtgtgggtttgagcccaccacgttgggatctgcactgagtgtggagcctgcttaagattctctgtctctctctctctccctctgcccctccctcctgcttgtgctctctctctctctctaaaatgaaaaaaataaaataataaaaaataataaagtgaaaaaacaagccacagattGGAGGTGTTTGTCACATTTAGGCTAATAAATGATTAGTGTGTAGAATACATAACTcctaaaattaataagaaaaggacaagcaacttgatttttttttaaatgaacaaaagtgAGCACTTCACAGAGGAGTATTCAAAAATggccaaaatacatgaaaagatgtgcaaccTCGTTAGCAATAATGATAATATCAATAAAAattgataattataattttatgttaacaaattggcaaaaattaaaaagtctgcaATACCAAGTATTCCTGAGGATGTGGGGTGACTAGAGTTTTTATACACTATAGTGAAAGCGTAAATTGGTACAGTCTCCTTGGAAAACAACTTGTAAAGTTAAATACATTTATGCCCTATGATCAGCCCTTGCACTCTGAGGTATATGCTAGAGAAATTTTTCCACCTGTATATAGGTTTCTTTTAATCTACagattcctcctccttttttttcttttgcaattaaaaataaataaactgggttGTTTGTGCTGCAGAGTCCTAGTCTCTCCTAAACTCACTTCAGTCAGGTCTTCATTCCCACAACCCcaccaaaaatgtttttgttaaggTCATCAACAATCCTCGTGTTATTAAACCTGTCAGTTCTCAGTCTTCATCTTAACATAACATCAGTTGCTCACTCTTTCCTGAAGTCTTCTCAGATACCACACTTCTAGTTTTCCTCCCACCTCACCAGACACTCCTCCTCAGCCTCAAGTGCTGACTCCTCCACTCCCCATCTCCCCTGGGGCATCTAAACTTACTGCCCTAGAGTAAGATCTCTTATAGCCTCATAGCTTtaaattcctggggtgcctgggtggctcagctcaggtcatgatctcccagttcgtgcgttcgtgagttcaagccccacattgtgctctctACTCTCAGCataaagcccactttggattctctgtccccctctctatgcccctccctgttcactctctctctctcttaaaagtaaataaacatgaaattccTTTGTATTAGGATATGCTAACTTTTGCTGAGGTTACAAACAACCCCAAAATCTcagcagcttaaaataacaagGATTTCTCACTCATGCATCTTGTCTGATTTGAGTTGGCTACATCTCTGCTCTGTGTCATCATTCCAGGACCAATGCTGAAGGAGCAGCTCTTACCCGGGACATTGCCAGACTCCTAGCAGAGACTGAAGAGGAAAATGTGGCAATCACATAATAGCTCTTAGTTCTATTTGGAAATAACACACGCCAATTCTCCCATTGCAAAGGGCAAAGCCAATCACATGGCTAACCTTGAGGGCAATGAGATGTATAAGCCTTCTGTAGGGAGAAGCACCAGATCTTTTAGAACAATAATGAAATCCACCATACCATCTGTACACTATCAATGGATATCTAATagacttctcaaactcaacacttCCAAACATGATCTCTTGATCCTCCTCCCCATTCCACTGTTCTCCCACACAGACTATTCAGTTGATAACTCTATCCCTCTGATTGCCTTAGCTCAAATCCTTGAAATCATTCTTGATACTGCTCTCATACTGCACATCTAATCTATCAGAAGTCCTGTTGGCTCTGCCTTCAAAATCTATCTagaatctggggtgcctgggtggctcagtcagttgaacatctgacttcgactcaggtcatgatctcacagcttgtgagttcaagccccacattgggcttgctgctgtcagcacagagtccacttgggtcctctgtccccctctgtctctgcccttcccccactcatattccttctctttctctctctcaaaaataaataaaaacacttttaaaatacatgcatatattcagaatctgaccacttctcactATCCTTGCTGCTCCTGACCTGATGTGATTCACCATCATCTTTTGCCTGGATGGCTGCAATAGCCTTCTGTCTGGCCTCCCTGCTTCTAGCCTTGCCTCTGGTCCCCTTAGTGTGTTCACACAACATCCAGAAGTGAACCTTTAAAAAGCAGAGGCTGAACACATCATTCCCACTGCTCAAAATCCTCCAATGGCTGCCCATTTCTCTAAGAGTAAAAGCCACAGCGTTTAACAATGTTCTGCAAAGTCCTACAGGCTCTGCACACACCCCACATTATCTAATAGCATTTCCTACCTACGTCTCCTCCACCCACTTGCCTCCCTGCTGTTCCCCTGAATGTGTGCCTTTTGCATCCTCCTTAAGGGCTTTGCACTTGTTCCCTCTGCCTAAGTGCTCTTCTCCTAGATATCAGCATAGGTGACTCCCTCACCTTCAAGTATTTGCTCAAATATTACCTGTTCAATTATGCCTCCCCTGGcttcaacatttaaaattgtaACACTCCCCATTTCCTTGGCACTTCCAGTTCCCTTTATTCTGCTCTATATTTTTTCCCAGAGGACTTATCATCTTACAAACTATTTAATGTGCTGTTGATTGTCTGTGCCCCCCCAAAAGCAACCTCCACAAAGACTCAGATTCTTGTCAGTTTTGTTCCTTGATGTCTCCCAAATGCTTACAGGAGTGTCTTGACAGTAGGCACTCCCCAAAGATTTGTCAAATGATAGAATGAACGTGAGTGAACACAGGAAGATGAAGAATGCACACTGCCTGATACGTTATAAAGTTCTTAAatgagaatatttcaaaatattgtcCAGGGAGTCGTATACACACACAGTATATTAATGCCCATTAGTAAGTGAATGTCAACATTTGCACAGTAGTTACCTCTTAGGGCAAGGATGAGGGAGAAGAGACATAAGATACTTCAATAGTATTGatcatgttctatttcttttttttttttaactttttaatgtttatttttgagagagacagagtgtgagtggggaaggggcagagagagggagacacaggatctgaaactggctccaggctctgagctatcagcacagagcccaatgcggggctcgaacttgggaacggcgagatcatgacctaggctgaagttggacacttaaccgactgagctacccaggtgccctaatcatgttctatttcttaagtTGGGGTGTTGGTTCATGGGTCTCTTTTGTCATGCCTCCTAACTTGTAAATgggttatatatatattctcctgTATGTGTCAAATGTTTCAaccacaaaatgtttaaaaaaaaaaaaaaaagaccagaactAGCTCTAGGAGGAGTTGAGGAATGGTATTCTAAACAAAGAAACACCATGTACAAAGGCCTTGAGGTGGGAATGGTTGTTGCGTTGGAGGACTTGATAGGAGGCCAGTGTGCCTGGAAGACTGTAAGTGAGGGAGGCTGTGACGTGGGATGAATTGGAGAGGTGTGCAGGAGCCGGATCTTGAAACTCGTGGTTAGGCATTTGGATCTGATGCTAAGTGCAGTGGGAAGCCATTGGATTGTAAGCAGGTGAGAGACATGATCAGATTCATGTTTGCAAAAGTGTATTTGGCTGTGGTTTTGGCCAGCTCACAATGCCAAAAGTGAGCTTCCCAAAATATGAAAGAACACAGGTGAATTTAAGCCTTCTAGCCTGTCACTTGACTAGAGAATAAGTAgcaaataaagaggaaaaagtggtgccatttactgaaaTAGGGAAAACTGAATAGAGCATAATACAAATAGAGGAGACTTGTAAATGAGTTTGAGAATTGGAAAGGTGAGCAGGGGTCAGATCATGAAGACTTATAAATCTGGCGAAGAGGGTTACATTTTATCTTGTAAACACTGGGGAGCCATTTGCTTTAAAGCTGCTtttaaagttgttgttttttaagatcttttatttttgagtgatctctacacccaacatgaggcttgaacttacaaccctgagatcaagattcacatgttccactgactgagtcagccaggcactctattgcttttaaaggtttttgggtttttttttactttctatcatttattttttataatttacatccaagttagttggcacATGGTACAACAaagatttcaagagtagattccttaagccccttacccatttagcccattccccctcccacaacccctccagcaaccctatgttctctatatttaagagtctcttatgttttgtccccctccctgtttttatgttatttttgcttcccttcccttatgttcatgttttgtatcttaaagtcctcatatgagtgaagtcatatgatatttgtctttctctgactaatttcacttagtataataccctctagctccatccatgtagttgcaaatggcaatatttcattctttctgattgctgagtaatactccattgtatatgtataccacatctcctttattcattcatccatcgatggacatttgagctctttccatactttggatattgttgatagtgctgctataaacattggggtgcatgtgtcccttcaaaacagcatacctgcatcccttagataaatacctagtagtgcaattgctgggtcgtagggtagttctatttttaattttttgaggaacctccatattgttttccagagtggctgcaccagtttgcattcccaccagcagtgcatcctcaccaacatctgttgttgcctgagttaatgttACCCTGTCTGACGgccatgaggtggtatctcagtgtgattttgatttgtatttcccagatgatgagtgatgttgagcattttttcatgtgtcggttagctatctggatgtcttctttggagaagtgtctattcatgtcttttgcccatttcttcattggattatttgtgttttggatgttgagtttggtaagttctctataaattttggatactaaccctttatctgatatgtagtttgcaaatatcttctcccattcttttggttgccttttcgttttgctgattgtttcctttgctgtgcagaagctttttaatttgatgaggtcccaatagttcatttttgctttggtttcccttggcTTTTAAAGGATTTAAGCTGAGGTGCAATGGTCATATTTGCTTTCAGAAAGGTCGCTCTGGTAACTAGCGGAGACAGAGAAGTAGAGAGGGTAACACTGGAGCAAGGGAGACCACTGAGGCTCCTGGGAATATTGTCTGGCACCCAATTGTGAGGCATGAGTTAGGGTGGTGACAACAGAGATGTAGGACACATATATGAAGTATACCAGTAGGTAAAATCAGTAGGAATCAATAAGTGGTCAGACACTGTAGGGAGAAAGGAATGGGGGGTAGGGGTGTAGTCAAGGGCGATGGTTAGCACTGATTAGCCATTCCACCCCACCCTTGCTCCAGATGAATAAGATAAACCTGCCAGATCCGAAGGAGGTGGCAGCCATTGAGGCtagaaaaaatcaagaaaaacagCGACAGAGCCGATTCGTCAATGTGCGGACCCGGGTCATGGGGGTGAGTGGGAAATGGGGACTTTCTTGGGACCAGGAGTAACATCACTCCTGCAGCCGGAGCGGAACGTAGCAGTGTCTGTTACAGCCCTCCTTGATTTGAGCAGGCCCTCGGgttggaaaggaaggagaatggaGAGAAGGCATCCCCTCCCAGGTGTGGGAAGGAAGAGGGCTGGGGGTACAGGGGAAGAGACTGGGGGAAGAGGAGCCAGTGACAGCTGACTCTCCTCCAGTCAGCTCTGGGCTGAGTGGCCTGGTTCTGGAGAGACAGGCAACATGGAGCCAAAAGAAGTCTAAAGAATATTTGGTATTGTATATGCCTAAATGCTGTCTGGAAGGCCACGTAAGAAACTGTTAACTGGGctgagagagatgggagggacTTACTCTTCACTAAACTATATTCCCTTTTGTACTATCTTGAAATGTTCTAAATGAATTATaatcaaaataaagagaaaatattgacagtttaagaaaaaataaattgctaagtAGGTGGATAGATGGGGGGATGCAGCATGGTATTCTGGAAAAGACCTTATACCTATGCTCAAGGCCAGGTCTGCTGTTTACTAGATGCATGGCTTTAAATGAGTCGCCTAtcttctctgagctccaggctccTTGGTAAAATGAAGCTAAATAAAGGAAGTGTGAAAGTGAATATTAACATATGGTGATGGCTCTGGAAACCAGAGGTATAGTGCCTGACATAAGTAAGTAGTTGGCTGAGAGATGTGTGGTGTGATTGAGATCCAGTTGGCAAGCTTTTCCTCAGGGTCTGCTCCGTGCCAAGCGCTGGGTTGGGCAGAAGGGTACAAAACTGACTAAGGCCCGATCTCCACCCCAAATGGGCTCACAGTCTGGTGGAGGAGATCATCAAGAGAGGCAAACTTCAATATAATGTGGACAATGGGTCCTAGATTCTATGGTAGTAAGGAATGCCTAAGGAATTAGGAAGGTGAAGCCTGGGCTgatcttgaaggatgaataggagtttgggtaaaaagaggaagaaagagttcCAAGTGGAGGGAGCGGCTGGAGCAAAGGCTATTTGTTCAGAACAACCTAAGATGTACAGGGAAACATAAGCACAGAGATcttgagggtggggtgggtgaaaAAGGTACTGAGATAaggctggagaaggaggcagaagctAGACCACTGAGGGGCTTACAAGCCATGCTCAGATAATAGAATATTATCCAGTAGGTATTGGGAGTCTATTGGAGGATTCTGAAGCAGGTAAATTCTCAGCAGTTTGTGTTAGAGCATCCAAGGCCCGCTGCTGTTCCCCTACCCTGATCTACCTCTTTTCTTGGGATCAGGTGGATGCCAAAGCCCTCGACAGCCAGGTGGAAGAGCGAAAGCTTCGAGAGGCAACAGAGCAGAGCAAGGAGGCAGCTTATGGTAAAAACTCAAGGCAAAGGGCAAGCCAAGAAGGCTAGTATAAGGGCTTGAGTGGGCTGAGGTAGGGCCGTACTGCcttggggtggggcctgaggccTGGGGTGTGGTGTGACAAACCCGATGGGCCTTGGGAGCAGAGGCCATGCTGAgcaggctctgtctctgccttggGGCTTTTCCATGTTCCTTCCCACCACTCCCAGCTACTTACCAGAAGCAGTATGATATGGTAGCCCAGATGCtagagaaggaagaggcagaacGGACACGTCGGCTGGCCAAGAAAGTCCAGGAATTTCGAGAGCAAAAGCAGCAGGTCAAGAACAAGCAGGAAATTGACTTTTGGGATCCTAGCCGACAGTGGATGGAGTATCCAGCCTATCTCAGGGACAGCGAATCCTGCTATGGTCCATCCAGCCTGCAGTACTTTGCAAGGGAGGACCTGGAGAAGGCCACATGCCTGAAAATGCAGCAGGAGCAGTTCAGGCAAAGCCTGGAGAAGCAGCTGAAGGAGCGACAACAAGTCAGGGTTGATAAGAAGTATTCAGGTAGGCAGCCGGAGCTCTCCAGCTTTATTGTAGGGatacaatatataacatataacatacaaaacatgtgttCATCAAcgttatgttattggtaaggtcAACAGcagcagtaggctattagtagttaagttttgggggagtcaaaagttatatgtggatttttgactgtggggGGCATTGGTGCACCTAAGCCctgcgttgttcaagggtcaactctatAATGTGGTTAAGATAGTTgctagggagaaaaataaagcacaaaaggGGGATATGAGGACTTTGGGAGAGGGGTGCACAGTTGCAATTTTAAGTAAGGAAAACCTCACTGAGGTAATGTTTGAATACAGATCTGAAGATGAGGAAGTGAGAAATGCAAACATCTGAGGGAAGAGCTGTCCAGGTAGAAGAAATAGTACAAAGGCCCCGAGGCAGGAGAGAGGGTGTCTGGAATGTTTGAAGAATGGCAGTGGGGCCAGAGTAGCTGAAGTAGACCCATTGAGGGGAAATGTGATAGAAAACAAGTTCAGAGAGATGGAAGGGTCCAGATCCAGAGGGCCTTATGGGGCATGGTggggactttggcttttactgaGTGAGGTAGGAGCCATGGGAGGGTTTTGTGCATTGGAGTCACGTGATTTGTATTTTAGCCGTAAAATTTTGCCAGCCATTGTGGAGACTAGGTTAGAGGGAAAGACTAGAGGCAAGGAGATTAGCTAGAATGCTTTGCAGCCAAGAGGAGGTGGCCAACAGGCAGCCATGTAGCTATATGATTCTGAGGTGGCATATAGCCAGCCAgcctggggtgcagggagagaTCTGGAGGTCCAAGGTGGGGAAAGCTGTGCAGATGAGCAGGATGCTAAGCCTGAATGGGGCCTGGGAAAGGGTGAGCAAATGGTACACTCTGTGAGGACAAAGGTCAGAGCTGTCTTATTAACCACTACAACCCCAGTGACTTACACACTACACTACCTGGTACAtggtagatgctcagtaaatgtatcTTGAGTGAATGAAGGAGCCCATAACAAAGGGATCAGGGAGGTAGGGTAAAAGATAcatcaaataataaaaagagctaacctgtattgagcacttactgtataccaCTCTAAGTTTGCTACCATATATTAACTCAGGTAATCCTGACGACCAGTCCACGAGGCAAGTCctagtattatccccattttcagtggaggaaactgaagaacagagatgttaaataacttgcccaaagtcatacagctaaTGGTGATGGACGCAGGAAGTAAACTTGGGCaagctggctccagagcccaacCATGTCTTGACCATGACACCATGCTTGCCTTCTCTCAGTTGCCATGAGAAGTAGGGACTCAGAGGTCAAGGGAGGAGTTTCAGAGAGGGAGTCATCAATAATGTCAAAGGCCCTGGAGAAGTTCAGATAGGAACAGAAACCTGTCTACTGTATTTGGAAATTGGGAGTATTTGGTGATTTTTGTCAGAGTGCTGCAGTGGTGCCATGGGGCCCAGCTACCCTGTGGCAGCAGGCAAGTGTATGAGAAGGCAGAGCTAGGCAACAGGGACAGCAGAATACCAAGGGAGAGTCCACACAGTGTAATGGAAGGAGCATGGGCTGATTCCTTGAGagacttggattcaaatcctgaccgACTACTtgctgtgcaaccttgggcatTTTGCTTCACCTCTGGACCTTAGTgtcctcacctgaaaaatggtGCTGATCCTTTCCTCTCTGGGTTGTTGTGAAGAGTGAAATGAAACCATGTACCTCTATCCATCCTCCCCACTCCACCCTTGCCATCCTCCAGCATCTGAAGTCTGTGTCCCTGTGCCTCTTCAAAGCCAAGCCTTAAGCCTATGTTCTGGACCCCATTATCCCAGTGCCTCCCTCTACCTGCCCCCAGGCTGTGGTCTCTCAGATATCCCCTGCACTGTGTTTTCAACATTTCCCCTTTCACTGGTCCCTCCTGTGCCTGCTGTAAACATGCTTATGTCTAACCCATCTTAAAAAAGCCTCCCTCCACCCTGTGATTCCTCTAGATGTTGTGAGCTAGCTGTTGTTCTTTACAGCCGTACTTTTTGAAAAATCTGCTTCTGCttgctgttttttcttcctttccagtcacACCTCAACCCCAAGATCTCCTTTCTCCCCCACACAAATGCACTGACCCTGCTCTTGCTAAATCCCCAATGTGTTTGTGTTATTAAGTACAAGAGGTTCTGTTTAGTCTTTCCTCTTTGGACCTTTCTTGCTACACTTGATTCTAATCACATGCTTCTTGAGGCTCTTTTCCTTGGCTTCTGTAATAGTACATTCTGCTCTTAGGTCTCTGACCATTTCTTCAGTATCTGCCTTTTGTGAGCTCCTCTTCCTTTACTCCTTCCTTGTTGAGGCTTGGTCTCTGGCACACTACTTTCCCTACCCTGCATACTTACCT
This genomic window contains:
- the RIBC1 gene encoding RIB43A-like with coiled-coils protein 1 isoform X4; this encodes MKKWMNKINLPDPKEVAAIEARKNQEKQRQSRFVNVRTRVMGVDAKALDSQVEERKLREATEQSKEAAYATYQKQYDMVAQMLEKEEAERTRRLAKKVQEFREQKQQVKNKQEIDFWDPSRQWMEYPAYLRDSESCYGPSSLQYFAREDLEKATCLKMQQEQFRQSLEKQLKERQQVRVDKKYSDLLDDQLRLAMDTRAAQLAKLEESCRVAMMTAMANANKAQAELSEFDNLHQSTYSPISPAVQYQQPLSSGWSSLLPHQAHKSLESEMKMLKASSTNPSPQYPYL